GATCTCGGTGTCGAGCGCGAAGCAGTGGGCGGCGGCCTCGCGCATCCGGGCGTCGAGGTCCCGAGGCCGTGTGGGCACCACCTCGAACGGCACGGGCCGCGGGGGAAGGACGTGCTGGCGTGGGGTGCCGTCGTCGTCGGGGTACACCGTGCGCAGGGCTTCGTGGCGGGCGACCACGTCGTCGAGCGCGGCGCGCAGGGCGGCTGGGTCGAGGCGTCCCCTGAGGCGGTGGGCCGTGGGGATGTTGTAGCTGGGGTCGGGTCCCTCCAAGCGGTGCAGGAACCAGAGCCTGGCCTGCGCGGAGGACAGCGGGAGGGGGTCGGGCCGGTCGGCTCGGCGCAGGAGCGCGGGCCGGGGCGCGGCGGGGCCGTCCAGGAGGGGGGCGAGGGCGGCGGCCGTGGGGGTGTCGAACACCGCCCGCAGGGGGATCTCGACGCCCAGTTCGGCACGGATCCGGGCGACCAGGCGGTTGGCCAGGACGGAGTGGCCGCCCAGAGTGAAGAACGCGTCGTGGATGCCGACGGAGGGCAGGCCGAGCAGGTCGGCGAAGAGCGCGCACAGGGCCGCCTCCGCGTCGGTGCGCGGTGCGGTCGTCGTGGTGAGGGCGGCGAGGTCGGGGGCGGGCAGTGCGCGGCGGTCGAGTTTGCCGTTGGGCGTCAGCGGCAGTTCGTCCAGGACCACGACGGCGGCGGGCAGGAGGTGGTCGGGCAGGGTGGCGGTGAGGGCCTCGCGGAGCCGGAGAGGCTCCAGGCCGGCGCCGGGGAGCTGGACCGCATAGGCGATCAACTGTGGCTCATCTTCACTACCTTGACGGACCGTCACTGCTGCCTGCGACACTCCGGGCAGGCTGGCGAGGGCCGCCTCCGTCTCCCCGGGCTCGACGCGGAAGCCGCGGATCTTCACCTGATCGTCGGAGCGGCCGAGGAACTCCAGCGTGCCCTGCGCGGTCCGGCGCACCAGGTCGCCCGTGCGGTACAGGCGGGCGCCGGGTGGGCCGAAGGGGTCGGCGACGAAGCGGTCGGCGGTGAGCGCGGGGCGGCCCAGATAGCCGCGGGCCAGTTGGACGCCGCCGAGGTAGAGCTCGCCCGGGATGCCCGGCGGTACGGGACGCAGGCGGGCGTCCAGGACCAGGGCGCGCGTGTTCCACACCGGCCGGCCGATCGGCACCGAACCGGCGGCGGAGCGGGTGCCCTCGGCGCACGGCCACCACGTGACGTCCACGGCGGCCTCGGTGGGCCCGTACAGGTTGTGCAGCTCGGTGCCGGTCAGCAACTCCGTGCACCGGTCGGCGAGTTCGGTGGGCAGGGCCTCGCCGCTGCACACGATCCGGCGCAGGACGCCCCGGACCTGCGCCGCGGCGGGTTCGTCGAGGAAGACCCGCAGCATGGAGGGGACGAAGTGCGCGGTGGTGACGCGCTGTTCGCGGATCAGGCGCGCGAGGTAGCGGGGGTCGCGGTGACCGTCGGGGCGGGCCAGAACAAGGGTCGCGCCGCTGATGAGCGGCCAGAAGAACTCCCAGACGGAGACGTCGAAACCGGCCGGGGTCTTCTGCAGGACCCGGTCGCCGGCCCCGAGCGCGTACGTGTCCTGCATCCACAGCAGCCGGTTGACGATGCCGGCGTGCGGGACGACGACTCCCTTGGGGCGGCCCGTGGATCCGGAGGTGTGGATGACGTAGGCCGGGTGCTCGGGGCGCAGGGGCGCCGTCCGGTCGGCGTCGGTGAGTTCGGCGGGGTCCTGGGAGGCGAGGCGCGGGTCGTCGAGCAGGAGCAGGGGCACGCCGTCGGCGGGGAGCCGCGCCGCCGCCGTGGCCGAGGTCAGGACCAGCTCCGGTGCCGTGTCCTCGATGACGAACGCCAGGCGTTCGGTGGGGTGTCCGAGGTCCAGCGGGACATAGGCGCCGCCCGCCTTCAGTACGGCGAGCAGGGCCACGACCAAGTCGGCGCCCCGGTCGAGGGCGACGCCGACACGGCGTTCGGGGCCGACGCCATGGGCGACGAGGAGACGGGCCAAACGGCCTGCGCGGGCATGGAGTTCGGCGTAGCCGAGCCCGTCCGGGGTGTCGTCGGCGACGAGGGCGAGGGCGCCCGGGGTGTCGTCGGCGACGAGGGCGAGGGCGCCCGGGACGTCCGGGGCGTACGCGGCGAGCAGGTCGACCAGGGTGGCCGTGGGAACGGGGTGAGCCGTCGCGTTCCACTCCTCGACGACCCGGCGTTCCTCGTCCCCGTCCATCAACGGCAGCTCGGACACCGGGAGTTCGGGGTCGGTGAGGGCGGCGGCGAGGAGCGTCTCCAGGCGGCGCAGCAGCCGGTCGACGGTGTCGGCGGTGAACAGGCCGGTGCGGTAGGTGGCCTCGATCCGTAGCTGGCCGCCGGTGAGGAAGGCCTCCAGGGAGAGGTCGAACTGGGTGGTGTCGTTGTGGACGGTCTCCCAGGTGGCGCTCACCCCGGGCAGTTCGGGTCCCTGGAGTCCCTGGGTGAGGAAGAGCAGCATGACGTCGAAGTAGACGGCGCGGCCGGGGTGGCGATCCGGGCGGAGCCGCTCGACGAGGCGGTCGAACGGCATGTCCTGGTGGGCGTAGCCGTCGGTGCACGTCTTGCGGACGCGTTCGAGGAGTTCGCCGAATCCGGGGTCGCCGGCGAGGTCGGCGCGCAGGGCGAGGGTGTTGCCGAAGTTGCCGACGAGCCGGTCCAGTCCGGCGAGGTCGCGGTTCATGACGGCCGACCCGATGGGCACGTCGGTGGCGCCGCTGCAGCGGTGCAGCAGGGCGGCCAGGCCCGCGAACAGGGCCATGAAGGGGGTCGCGCCCGCGTTCCTGGCGTGGGCGGTGAGCCGGTCGGTCACCTCGGAGGCGAAGGCGCGGGAACGGCGTCCGCCGTGCGCGGTGGGCCGGTCGGTGCGCGGGGCGTCGACCGGCAGGGTGAGGGGCTGCGGGGGCGGGGTCAGGACGGACCGCCAGTGGGCGAGGTGGTCGGCGAGCCGCTCGTCGGTCCAGGTGTCACGCTGCCGGACGGCGTAGTCGGCGTACTGGACGGGCAGCGGGGCCAGTTCGGCGGCTGTTCCCTCGGCGGCGGCGCGGTAGAGGGCCGTGAGGTCACGGGAGAGCGCGTTGAACGTGCCGCCGTCCCAGGCGATGTGATGGACGGTCAGGACAAGGGTGTGGTCCTCGGGGGCGCGTCTCAGCAGCAGGGCCCGCAGCGGGTGCTCGGCGGCGAGGTCGAAGGGGGTCGAGGAGGCAGCCCGCGCCAACTCGTCGGCCCGCCGGTCCTGTTCACACTCTTCCTTCTGTTCGCTGTGCGGGTGTCCGGTCAGGTCGGCGGTGTCGAGGACGACATCGGCGGCCGCGTCGATCACCTGTACCGGGGTGCCGTCGGCGGCCGTCGGGTAGCGGGTGCGCAGTACCTCGTGGCGGTCGAGCAGGCCTTGCAGGGCGGTCCGTAACGCGACCCTGTCGAGCGGGCCGCGCAGCCGGATCGCCAGGCAGACGTTGTACGCGGGACTGTCCGGGTCGAGCCGCTGGAGCAGCCACATCCGGGACTGCGCGTACGACAGCGGCAGCCGCTCCAGCTCCGGGGGCCGGGGCGGGACGCGTTCGGCGCGGGCTGCCGGGGTGTCGGCGAGGCCCGCCGACTCCAGCCTGCGACGGAGGAGTTCGCGCCTGCGGGCGGCCAGGTCGTTCGCCGGGCTCGTCTGCGTCACGGGGTACCGCCCTTCAGCAGCAGTTCGAGGGAGGTGGTCCACAGGGCGGCCAGCCGTTCGATCTCCGGCTCCGTGAACAGGCGTTCCGGCCACCGCCAGCAGACCTTGAGGACCGGCCCGGCGGGGTCCTCGCCGTCGACGATCCCGGCGTCGACGGCCAGGGCGTGGGCGACGGGCGTGCCGGGATCCGCGCTGCCGCCCATGGCGCCGGTCTCGGGCGCGCCGGTGAACACCTCGGCGTCCGGCCGGTCCCGGCGTTCGCCGAGGGTGAGGCGGCCGAGGTACGTGAACCCGATCTGGGGTTCGGGCAGTTCGGCGAGGCGGGCGGCGGTGTCGGGGTTGAGGTGGCGCAGCAGGCCGTAGCCGATCCCGTTGTCGGGCAGGGCGTCCAACTGGGCGCGGATCCGGCGCAGTTGATCCGGCGCGTCGGGCTGCGGGAGGCCGCCCGCGTCGAGCCGGACCGGGAAGAGGCTCGTGAACCAGCCGAGGGTGGTGGACAGGTCGGCGCCGGGGAGGAGGTGTTCCTCCCGGCCGTGGCGTTCCAGGGTGAGGAGGACGGAGGTGTCGTCGTCGGCCGCGCCGTGCAGTTCGCGTCGCCACTCGGGGACGGCGAGGGCCATCGCGGTCAGCAGGAGGTCCTGCACGGGCGCGCCGGCCAGGGGTGCCGTCGTCTCGGGGCCGAGGACGCGCCAGTGTCGGCGCACCGTGGCGTCGGTGTCCTTCTCGGGGTGGAGCGGTGCGGTGCCGAGGGGTGGGTCGGGGCGGTCCAGGATCCGTTGCCACAGGGCGAGTTCGGCGGTGCGGCGCGGTGAGCGGGCCTCGGTGTCCAGGGCGTGCGCCCACTCCTTGAAGGACGTGCCCGGTGGCGAGAGCGGCATGCCCTCCCAGGCGGCGGCCAGGTCGGCGACCAGGATGCCCCAGGACGCCGGGTCGGTCACCAGGTGGTGCAGGACGACCAGCAGCCGTCCCTCGCGGCCCTGCCCGGCGTCGAACCACAGGAAGCGGGCCATCTCCCCTGCGGCCGGGTCGAGTTCGGCGACGAGTTCGGCGAACTCCTCGGGCACGAGGGCGCCCATGGCGGTGTGGTCGAGCTGCGAGGCGTCGATCCGCCGTACGCGGTCGGCGGCCCGGGCCGTGCCGACGGGTGCGACGCGCAGCCGCCACGCGCCGTCCGCCTCCTGGGCGAGAGTGGCTCGTAGCAGGTCGTGGCGGTCCAGGACGGTCTGGACGGTGCGGTGGAGGCCGTCGAGGTCCAGCGCGGCCGGGGTCCGCAGGAACCTCGCCTGGCTGAGCGCGCGGAAGGGGCCGCCCCGGTCGACGAGCCGGCTCAGGACGGGGGTGAGCGGCAGGTCGCCGATGCCCGCCGCCGGGTCGGCCGCCCGGTCGCGGCTCGCGCTCGCGCGCAGGGCGAGTCCGGCGACGGTCGGCTGCTCGAAGACGTCGCGCGGGGAGAGCGCCAGCCCCGTCGCGCGGGCCCGGCCGACGAGCCGCATGGAGACGATGCTGTCGCCGCCGAGCGCGAAGAAGCTGTCGTGGACGCCGACTTCGTCCAGGCCGAGCACTTCGGCGAACAGGTCGGCGAGCCGGCGTTCGGTGGGGTTCGTGGGGGGCTGCGCCGCCGGGCCGGCCGTCCGGGCGGGGGCCGGGAGTGCGGCGGTGTCCAGCTTGCCGTTGAGGGTGAGCGGGAAGCCGTCGACCGGGACGATCGCGGACGGCAGCATGTAGTCGGGCAGGACGGCGGAGGCGGCCCGGCGCAGCAGCTCGGCGGTGTCCTCGGCGGGCGGCGCGGACGGAGCAGTGATGACGTAGGCGACGAGGCGGCGCACGCCGGGTGTGGCCTCGCGGACGACGACCGCCGCCCGCTCCACGAGCTGGTGGTCGAGGAGTACGGCCTCGATCTCGCCGGGCTCGATCCGGTAGCCCCTGATCTTGACCTGGTCGTCGACCCGGCCGAGGCACTCGACGAGGCCGCCCTCGGTCCAGCGGGCGATGTCCCCGGTGCGGTACATGCGGGCGCCCGGCTCGCCGGAGAAGGGGTCGGCGACGAACCGGCTCGCGGTGGCGTCCGGCCGGCCCAGGTAGCCGCGGGCCAGACCGGCGCCCGCGACGTACAGCTCGCCGTCGACGCCGACGGGCACCGGGTTGAGGTGGCCGTCCAGGATGAGCAGGCGACCGCCCGCGACCGGGCGGCCGATCGCGGGCCGCTCGGTGAGCGCGAGGTCGCAGTCCGCGGAGTCGACGGTGCACTCGGTGGGCCCGTACAGGTTGTGCACGGTGAGACCGGCCGTGTCGCGCAGGGTGCGCCACAGGTCCGGCGGCACGGCCTCGCCGCCGACACCCAGCACCTTCAGGTCCGCCTGCCAGCCCTCACGGGTGACCAACTCCCCCACCAGGGACGGCGACAGCTCGATGAACTCGATGCCGTGCGCGTCGAGGAACGCGCACAGCGCGTCGGGATCGCGGCGCACGTCGTCGGGGACGAGGTGCAGTTCGTGTCCGGCGAACATCCACAGCATGGGCTGCCAGGACGCGTCGAAGGCGGTGGGCCAGGCGTGCCCGATCCGCAGCGGGCGCCCGCCGACCGCCGCCGACGCCGGTTCGTGCAGGGCCGCGTTGTGGGCGGCGAAGAGGTTGACGATGGCCCGCTGCGGTACGACGACGCCCTTGGGGCGACCGGTGGAACCGGAGGTGTAGATGACGTACGCGGGATGCTCGGGCAGCAGCGGCGCCAGACGGTCGGCGTCGGCGAGGTCCGAGTCGGCGAACCGGTCGAGCGGGGCGAGGTCGTCGAGCGGGGCGAGGTCGTCGAGAAGCACGACGGAGACGTCCTGGATGCCCTGGATGCCCTGGGTGTTCTGGACGTCCGGCGGAACGCCCCCGGTGACCGTGACCAGCGCGACCGGGCGGGCGTCCGCGAGCATCCCGGCGATCCGCTCCCCGGGCCAGGCCGGGTCCAGCGGCAGATATGCGGCGCCCGCCTTCTGCACCGCGAGGAGCGCGACGAGCGTGTCCGGGGTCGGCGGCAGCGCGAGCGCGACGATCCGCTCGGGGCCCGCACCCGCCTCCACCAGCAGTCGGGCCAGCCGGTTGGACCGGGAGTTCAGCTCGGCGAAGGTCAGCCGCCGCACGCCACCCTGCCCGTCGGCCCCTCCGACCACGGCGACCGCGTCCGGGGTGCGGGCCGCGCGGTCCTGGAATACGTCGGGCAGGGTGGCGTACGGCGGTGCGGGGAGCCGCTCGCCCACCCCGGTGGCGAGCAGCGCGGCCCGCTCCTCGGGCGCGAGGACGTCGAGGGCGGCGAGCGGGGCGTCGGGGTCGGCCAGGACCGCGAGCAGCAGGCGCTCGAAGCGGGCGGCCAGTCGCTCCACCTGGCGGCGGTCGTAGCAGTCGGGGCGGAACTCGAAGACGACCCCGAGGCGTTGCTCGGCGAGCACGGCCAGGGTCAGTGGGTAGTGGGTGGCGCCGGAGCCCCGTACGTCGGCGATGCGCAGCCCGGAGGCCGCTTCGGCCTCGGCCACCGCCGCACCGTCGATCGGGTAGTTCTCGAACACCATGAGCGTGTCGAAGAGGTCTTCGCCGGTTCCGGTGAGTCGCTGGATCTCGGTGAGGCCGAGATGCTGATGCTCCATCAACTCGGCCTGCTCGTCCTGGAGTCGGCGCAGGTAGGCACCGGCCGGCTCGCCGGGTGGCACGGTGGCGCGGACCGGCACGGTGTTGATGAACAGGCCGATCATGTCCTCCACGCCGGTGAGTTCGGCGGGACGGCCGGCCACCGTGGCCCCGAAGACGACGTCGTCCCGGCCGGTCAGCCTGGCCAGCAGCAGGGCCCACAGTCCCTGGACGACCGTGTTGACGGTGACGCCTCGGGCCCGGGCCAACGCCCCTATGTCGGCGGTGAGTTCCTCGGTGAGCCGCAGGGTGTGCAGTTCGGGCGGCACCGGGACCACACCGGCGGGCGTGGGCGACAGCAGCGTGGGAGTGACGCTGGCCAGCGCCTCCCGCCAGGCGCGGGCGCCCGCGTCGCGGTCCCGGGAGGCCAGCCAGGCGAGGAAGTCCCGGTAGGGCCGGACGGCGGGCAGCGGGGCGGTGTTACCGGGGGCGAGCCGGGCCGCGTACAGCTGGAGCAGTTCGCGTACGAGGAGGGGGATCGACCAACCGTCCAGCAGGAGGTGGTGGTTGGTGAGGACGAGCACACGGCGGTCGCCGCCCCGCGAGATCAGCGTGAGGCGCAGCAGCGGGGGGTCGGTGAGGTCGAAGCGGGCCGTGGCGTCGGCCGCCGCCAGTCGGACCGCCTCGTCCTCGTCGGCGGCGACGGTCTCCCGCCAGGTGACGGGGACCTGTTTGAGCACGACCTGCACCGGCTCCGGGAGATCCTCGTGGAGGAACGCCCCGCGCAGGTTGGCGTGCCGGGCGAAGAGCTCTTCGGCGGCGGTGCGCAGCAGGGCGGGGCGCAGCGGGCCCTCGATCTCGACCAGGGTCTGCATGGTGTAGACGTCCTGGGCGCCCTCGTCGAACAACGCGTGGAACAGCAGGCCCTGTTGCAGCGGGGACAGCGGCAGGACGTCCTCGACCAGGGTGACGTCGTCCGTTGCGCCGTCCGTCGCGTCGGTGGGCTCGTTGCTCATCGGGTCCTCCACCTCGCCTTGACGTTGTCGAGCTGCGCCGCGCTGAGCGACACCAGGGGCGCGCCGGTCGCCGTGAAGCCCTCGGGGGCGGGGCCTGCGTCCTGGCCCGGGGGCGGCAGGGACGCGGCGAGGCCGGCCGGGGTGCGGTGGGTGAACACGTCCCGGGGCGAGAGCGCCAGC
The Streptomyces sp. NBC_01485 genome window above contains:
- a CDS encoding non-ribosomal peptide synthetase; translated protein: MSNEPTDATDGATDDVTLVEDVLPLSPLQQGLLFHALFDEGAQDVYTMQTLVEIEGPLRPALLRTAAEELFARHANLRGAFLHEDLPEPVQVVLKQVPVTWRETVAADEDEAVRLAAADATARFDLTDPPLLRLTLISRGGDRRVLVLTNHHLLLDGWSIPLLVRELLQLYAARLAPGNTAPLPAVRPYRDFLAWLASRDRDAGARAWREALASVTPTLLSPTPAGVVPVPPELHTLRLTEELTADIGALARARGVTVNTVVQGLWALLLARLTGRDDVVFGATVAGRPAELTGVEDMIGLFINTVPVRATVPPGEPAGAYLRRLQDEQAELMEHQHLGLTEIQRLTGTGEDLFDTLMVFENYPIDGAAVAEAEAASGLRIADVRGSGATHYPLTLAVLAEQRLGVVFEFRPDCYDRRQVERLAARFERLLLAVLADPDAPLAALDVLAPEERAALLATGVGERLPAPPYATLPDVFQDRAARTPDAVAVVGGADGQGGVRRLTFAELNSRSNRLARLLVEAGAGPERIVALALPPTPDTLVALLAVQKAGAAYLPLDPAWPGERIAGMLADARPVALVTVTGGVPPDVQNTQGIQGIQDVSVVLLDDLAPLDDLAPLDRFADSDLADADRLAPLLPEHPAYVIYTSGSTGRPKGVVVPQRAIVNLFAAHNAALHEPASAAVGGRPLRIGHAWPTAFDASWQPMLWMFAGHELHLVPDDVRRDPDALCAFLDAHGIEFIELSPSLVGELVTREGWQADLKVLGVGGEAVPPDLWRTLRDTAGLTVHNLYGPTECTVDSADCDLALTERPAIGRPVAGGRLLILDGHLNPVPVGVDGELYVAGAGLARGYLGRPDATASRFVADPFSGEPGARMYRTGDIARWTEGGLVECLGRVDDQVKIRGYRIEPGEIEAVLLDHQLVERAAVVVREATPGVRRLVAYVITAPSAPPAEDTAELLRRAASAVLPDYMLPSAIVPVDGFPLTLNGKLDTAALPAPARTAGPAAQPPTNPTERRLADLFAEVLGLDEVGVHDSFFALGGDSIVSMRLVGRARATGLALSPRDVFEQPTVAGLALRASASRDRAADPAAGIGDLPLTPVLSRLVDRGGPFRALSQARFLRTPAALDLDGLHRTVQTVLDRHDLLRATLAQEADGAWRLRVAPVGTARAADRVRRIDASQLDHTAMGALVPEEFAELVAELDPAAGEMARFLWFDAGQGREGRLLVVLHHLVTDPASWGILVADLAAAWEGMPLSPPGTSFKEWAHALDTEARSPRRTAELALWQRILDRPDPPLGTAPLHPEKDTDATVRRHWRVLGPETTAPLAGAPVQDLLLTAMALAVPEWRRELHGAADDDTSVLLTLERHGREEHLLPGADLSTTLGWFTSLFPVRLDAGGLPQPDAPDQLRRIRAQLDALPDNGIGYGLLRHLNPDTAARLAELPEPQIGFTYLGRLTLGERRDRPDAEVFTGAPETGAMGGSADPGTPVAHALAVDAGIVDGEDPAGPVLKVCWRWPERLFTEPEIERLAALWTTSLELLLKGGTP